A window of Mycolicibacterium madagascariense genomic DNA:
ACGCCGACGCGATGGTCACCGAGACGTCGTCGTTCCGCTACCTGGACTGCCCGCGCTGCGGCGGCATGCTCAAACCCGACATCGTGTACTTCGGCGAGAGCGTCCCCAAAGAGCGCGTCGCGCAAGCCTATTCGATGGTCGACGACGCCGACGCCCTGCTCGTCGCCGGGTCGTCCCTCACGGTGTTCTCCGGTCTGCGGTTCGTCAGGCACGCGGCGGCCGCGGGCCTGCCGGTGGCGATCGTCAACCGCGGCCCGACGCGCGGCGACGGTCTGGCCACGGTGAAGGTCCACGCGGGCTGTTCGGAACTGCTGGTCCTGCTCGCCGACGAGCTGACGTTGGAACCCTCACGCCCGCAACGTCATTGAACGACGCGCGCCGCTAGAACGTGATCGGCATCGACCTGATGCCGTGAATGAAGTTGCCCGCCAGGTACACCGGGTCACCGGTCTCGAACCCCGGCAACTGGGTCAGCAGCTCGCCGAAGACGGCCCGCAGCTGGGCGCGCGCCACGTGCGCGCCGAGACAGAAGTGCCGTCCGCCGCCGCCGAAGCCGAGGTGGGGGTTGGGCTTGCGCGCCAGGTCGAAGCGCTCCGGTGCGTCGAAGGCCGCGTCGTCGAAGTTGCCCGACGAATAGAACATCACGACCTTGTCCCCCGCGGCGATGTCCTGGTCGCCGAGCCGGGTGTCGACCGCCGCCGTGCGGCGAAACGTCATGACCGGTGTCGCCCAGCGGACGAATTCCTCCACGGCACTGCCGATCCGGTCGTCGAAGTCGGCGGCCAGCCAGGCCCGCTGATCGCCGAAGTCGGTGAGCGCCTTGGCCGCATGGCTCGTCGTCTGCCGGGTGGTGTCGTTGCCCGCGACGGCGAGGAGCACGAAGAAGGCGGCCACCTCGAAGTCGGTCAGCCGGTCGCCGTCCACCTCGGCGTGGACGAGGCTGCTGATGAGGTCGTCGCCGGGGTGCTGGCGGCGATCGGCGGCCAGCGCGCCGGCCACCTGGTGCAGGTACATCTGACTTCCGACCAAGACCTCCAACGGGTTTCGTCCCGCGAGGAACACCGGGTCGCCCAGTGACACCATGGCGTCGGCGGCCTCGGCCACCTGGACGCGGTCGGCCTCGGGGATGCCGACCATGTCCGACAGCGTGCGCAGCGGCAGCTCCTTGGAACAGTGCTCGACGAAGTCCGCGCCGCTGCCCGCCTCGCGCAGTTCGGCGACGATGGTTCTGGCGTTCGACTTGATCGAGTCCTCGATGCGGCGGACCTGGCGTGGCGTGAACGCCGCGTGCACGACCTTGCGAATCAGGGTGTGCCGCGGGGCATCCATCGCCAGGAAGGATTGCGACGCCTCCAGCAACTCCTCGGGCACGTTCTCGAACAGCACGCCCCGGCCGGAGAGGAACGTGTCGCTGTCGCGGCTGACGGTGACGATGTCCGCGTGGCGCGTCACGCCCCAGTGACCGGGGTCGGTGGGGTCGTGCATCAGGGAGTCCTCGACGGGTGGTTGCCACGAGATCGGGCGCTCGGCGCGCAGGACGGCGAACGACGCCTCGCGTTCGGCGGCGGTGGCGGAGCAGAACGCCCGCGACGACAGGTCGATCGCGTCGTAGGGACGTGTGAGCGGCGACACAGTCATGGCCTGACGATATGACTAGACAGTGTGTCTAGTCAAGGTCGCGTCGATGCCGCTAGGCTGCCCCCATGCCGTCGGTGACGAGGAAGCCGCAGGCCAAGCGGCAGGAGCGGCGCCAGCAGTTCGAGCGTCGCCTGCTGGACGCGACCGAGCGGCTGATGGCCACCGGCGCATCGTTCACCGAGCTCAGCGTCGACCGCCTGGCGACCGAGGCGGGCATCTCGCGGGCGAGCTTCTACGTCTACTTCGAGGACAAGGGTGATCTGCTGCGGCGCCTCGCCGGTCAGGTGTTCGCCGACCTCGCCGACGCCGCCGGGCAGTGGTGGAACGTGTCCCGGCGCCGCGACCCGGCCGACGTCAACGCCGCCATGACCGGACTCGTCGCCAGCTACCGACGCCATCAGCCGCTGCTCGTCGCGCTCAACGAGATGTCGGCCTACGACGCGGCGGTCGGCGCCACCTACCGCGACATCCTCACCGCGATCTCGGACCGGTTGGCCGCGGTCATCGAGGAGGGCCAGAGCGACGGCGTCATCCGGCCCGAACTGTCGGCGGCGACCGCGGCGAGCACGCTCACGTGGATGGCCGAGCGGACCTGTCAGCAGAATCTGCCGGGGCGGCCCGAGTCCTATGACGCCGAATTGGCCGCCACCCTGACCCAGATCGTCTGGGGCGCACTGTATCTGGAAGCGCCCTAGACCGCGACCAGGTCGTCGGCGTGCACGGCGGGACGCCGCATCTCGGCCGGCAGGTCCTCGCGCGACCGACCGACCACGGCGGCCAGCTCCGCCGCGTCGTAGGCCACCACGCCCCTGGCGACCACCGTCCCGTCGAGGCCGCGCAGCTCGACGACGTCGCCGCCGTGGAACCGGCCCGACACCTCGGTGATGCCGGCGGGCAGCAGCGATCGGCGCCGCTTCACCACCGCGTGCACGGCCCCGTCGTCGAGCATCAGCGCGCCCGTCGACTCGGCCGCGTAGCGGACCCAGAACCGGCGCGACGACATCCGTTCCGGCCGTGGGGCGAACACCGTGCCGACCGACGCGTCGGCGAGCGCGGCACCCGCGTCGGCCGCGGCGGCCAGGAGCACCGGCACGCCCGCATCGGCGGCGAGCAGCGCCGACGACAGCTTGGACGCCATGCCCCCGGTGCCCAGCCTGCTGCCGCCCCCGGCGATCACGCCGTCCAGATCGTCGGTGCCGGCCACCTCGGAGATGAAGTGCGCGTTGCCTTTTCGGGGATCGGAGTCATACAGCCCGTCGATGTCGGAGAGCAGCACGAGGGCATCGGCACCGACGAGGTGCGCGACGAGCGCCGAGAGCCGATCGTTGTCGCCGAACCGGATCTCGTTGGTGGCGACGGTGTCGTTCTCGTTGACGATCGCCACCGCGTGCAGCGCACGCAACCGGTCCAGGGTGCGCTGAGCGTTGGTGTGCTGCACCCGCATCGAGATGTCGTGCGCGGTCAGCAGCACCTGCCCGACAGTGCGGTCGAACCGGTCGAATGCCGCGGTCCACGCGTTCACCAGCGCCACCTGGCCCACGCTCGCGGCGGCCTGCTTGGTCGCCAGATCGGTCGGTCGCCGCGACAGGCCGAGCGGTTCGATGCCTGCGGCGATCGCGCCCGAGGACACGATGACGACGTCCGAGCCCGCCCTCATCCGCGCCTCGATGGCCTCGGCCAGCGCCGCGACGCGCGTCGCATCGAACATGCCCTTCGCGTCGGTCAGCGCGGTGGTGCCGATCTTGACGACCACGCTGCGGGCCGTCCGGACGCCCTCCCGGTGCGGACTGGGCGCGCTACTCATCGGAGTCGGAGTAGTCGCGACTCTCCCGCCGCTGCTTGCGTGCGATCTTGCGCTCGTCGGCCCGGACCCGCTGATCCTGTTCGAGCCGCAGATCGGTGCCGCGCCCCGACATCGTCACGTCGACACCCGCGGGCGTCTGCGGCTCCCAGTCGAACGTCATCGCCCCGATCGTCACGGCGCATCCGGGCTTCGCGCCGAGCTTGAGCAACTCGTCCTCCACGCCGAGGCGCGCGAGCCGGTCACCGAGGTAGCCGACCGCCTCGTCGTTGGTGAAGTCCGTCTGACCGATCCACCGTTCCGGGCGTCGCCCGCGCACGATGAAGCCGCCCTCGCCGTCAGAGGTCACCGAGAAGCCGCTCTCGTCGACCGGGATGGGCCGGATCACCGGGCGACGCGGCGCGACGACGGGCTGCGCCGCACGGTACGCCGCGACCATGTCCCACAGCGCAAAGGTCAACGGACGCAAGCCATCTCGACTGACGGTGGACACTTCGAACACCGGCCAGCCGTACTTGGCGGCCACTTCCTCGCGGACGAAGTCGGCGAGCTCGCGCGCGTCGGGCACGTCGATCTTGTTCAGCACGACCGCCCGCGGCCGGTCGGCGAGATCCCCCAGCGACGAATCACCTTGCAGCGTCGGCACGTACGCCGCCAACTCGGCCTCCAGCGCGTCGATGTCGGAGATCGGATCGCGCCCGGGTTCCATCGTCGCGCAGTCGACGACGTGCACCAGCACCGCGCAGCGTTCGATGTGACGCAGGAAGTCCAGACCCAGACCCCTGCCGGCGGAGGCACCGGGAATCAGACCGGGCACGTCGGCGACGGTGAACGTGTGCTCCCCCGCCGCGACCACGCCGAGGTTGGGCGCCAGGGTCGTGAACGGATAGTCGGCGATCTTCGGCTTGGCGGCCGAGATGACCGACACCAGCGAGGACTTGCCCGCCGACGGGAATCCGACGAGGCCGACGTCGGCGACGGTCTTCAGTTCCAGGGTGAGGTCACGAGCTTCGCCCGGCTCGCCGAGGAGCGCGAACCCCGGAGCTTTGCGCGCCCGGGAGGCCAACGAGGCGTTGCCCAGACCGCCCCGGCCACCCGCCGCGGCCTCGAAACGCGTTCCCGCACCGGTCAAGTCGGCGAGCAGACGACCGTTCTCGTCGAGGACGACGGTGCCGTCGGGCACCTTGAGTTCGAGGTCTTCCCCGAAGGCGCCGTCGCGGTTGTTGCCCATCCCCTGCTTGCCGGACGGCGCGTCGACGTGGGGGTGGAAGTGGAAGTCGAGCAGCGTGTGCACCTGCGGATCGACGACCAGCACGATGCTGCCGCCGCGACCACCGTTACCGCCGTCGGGACCGCCCAGCGGCTTGAACTTCTCACGGTGCACCGAGGCACAGCCCCGGCCCCCGCTGCCTGCGCGGGCGTGGATGACGACGCGATCGACGAAACGAGCCATCGGACTTCCTCTCCGTCGAATGTGAAGCTGGCCAGGACGAGTCGAGAACTCGCGGCTGCTTCACACTCGCGGGAGCTGTCCTCGAACTACTAGGACTCGATGCGTGCGGTGCGGACGATGTTGACCGTCTTGCGACCGCGCTTCTCGCCGAACTCGACGGCACCGGGGGCGGTGGCGAAGAGGGTGTCGTCGCCGCCGCGGCCGACGTTGATGCCCGGGTGGAAGTGCGTGCCGCGCTGACGGACGATGATCTCGCCCGCCTTGACGACCTGACCGCCGAACCGCTTCACGCCGAGGCGCTGAGAGTTGGAGTCGCGACCGTTGCGTGAGCTGGATGCGCCCTTCTTGTGTGCCATGGTTCGCTCCTCTACTTAGGAAATGCCCGTGACCTTGACGACCGTCAGCTTCTGACGGTGGCCCTGGCGCTTGTGGTATCCGGTCTTGTTCTTGAACTTGTGGATGCGGATCTTCGGGCCCTTGGTGTGCTCGAGGACCTCGGCGGTCACCGCGACCTTCTCCAGATCGTTCGCAGCGGTGGTGACGTTCGCACCGTCGACGACCAGCGCGACCGGAAGCGACACCGAGTCACCGGCCTCGAGCTCCAGCTTCTCGACCTTGACTATGTCTCCGACCGCGACCTTGTACTGCTTGCCGCCGGTCTTGACGATTGCGTAAGTCGCCATCGTGTGCGTCTTCCTCTGCTTTGCTTGCGGGCGCGCACCACCCGAGGGTGGCGTGCGCGGGTCTGGGGTGCGGGGACAGCCGCCCCGCGTGTCACGGGCTCAGTCGTTACGAAAGCCTGCAAACAACTGTGCAAGGTTACGTGACCAGCGGGTAGAAGATCAAACTGGCGGACCCGCCGGACGTGCGGCGGCGCGCCGCCGGCGCGGGCGTCCCACCGCGGCGACCATCGGCTCGTCGTCCTCGTCCTCGTCCGAGTCGTCTTCGTCGTCGGAGTCCTCGTCCGAATCTTCCTCGTCGGAGTCCTCGTCCGAATCTTCGTCGTCCGAGTCGTCCTCGTCGTCGAGGTCGTCGTCGTCGATGACTTCGATGTCCTCGTCGTCATCGTCCGAGTCGTCGTCGTCCTCGTCCGAGTCGTCGTCGTCCTCGTCCGAATCGTCCTCGTCGTCGAGGTCGTCCTCGGCCAGCACCTCCTCGGCCGATTCGGCGGACGCCAGGTCCTCCGAACCCCCGACGACGGCGTCGTCGGCCGCGTCGGTGCCTTCGGCGTCCTCGGTGTCGTCGGCGTCCTCGTCGCGCCCGGTGGCCGCGGCCATCGCGCGGAACATCGGGTGCTCACCCGCCGCGTGCACGGGCACCTTGGCCACCTGAACCTCGTCCTCGGTGCGGCCACCCTTCTTGCCGCGCTTGCTGCGACGCCCCGTGCCGGGTTCGCTCCGGCGGCCCGCGGTGGAGTTGGAGTCCACCGGGTCACCGTGCAGCACCAGACCGCGGCCCGCGCAATGCGGACACGTGGTCGAGAAGGCCTCGATGAGACCCGTGCCGAGCTTCTTCCGGGTCAGCTGGACCAGTCCCAGCGACGTCACCTCGGAGACCTGGTGACGGGTGCGGTCCCGCGCGAGCGCCTCGGTCAGGCGGCGCAGGACCAGATCGCGGTTGGACTCCAGCACCATGTCGATGAAGTCGATGACGATTATGCCGCCGATGTCGCGCAACCGGAGTTGGCGCACGGTCTCCTCGGCGGCCTCCAGGTTGTTGCGGGTGACGGTCTGCTCGAGGTTGCCGCCGGAGCCGGTGAACTTGCCGGTGTTGACGTCGACGACCGTCATCGCCTCGGTGCGGTCGATGACCAGCGTGCCGCCCGAGGGCAGCCACACCTTGCGGTCCATCGCCTTGGTCAGCTGCTCGTCGATGCGGTGCACCGCGAACACGTCCGGTCCGTTCTTGGCAGCGGGCTCGTACTTCGTCATCCGCGGGAGGAGCTCCGGAGCCACCGACGTCACGTAGTCGTTGATGGTGTTCCACGCCTCGTCACCGGACACGATCAGGCCGCTGAAGTCCTCGTTGAACAGATCGCGGATGACCTTGACCAGCACGTCGGGCTCTTCGTAGAGCGGCACCGCGGCACCGGCGGCCTTGGCCGTGATCTCCGCGCCCTTGGCCTCGATCTGGTTCCACCGCTCCTGCAGCCGGGTGACGTCACTGCGGATGTCCTCTTCCTTCACGCCCTCCGACGCGGTGCGGATGATGACGCCCGCATCGTTCGGCACGACTTCGCGCAGGATCTCCTTCAGACGCTGCCGCTCGGTGTCGGGCAGCTTGCGGCTGATACCGGTCGAGGACGCGCCGGGCACGTAGACCAGGTACCGCCCGGCGAGGGACACCTGCGTGGTGAGCCGGGCCCCCTTGTGGCCGACGGGATCCTTGCTGACCTGGACGATGACGTAGTCGCCCGGCTTGAGCGCCTGCTCGATCTTGCGCTGCGCGCCGCCGAGGCCCGCCGCCTCCCAGTTCACCTCACCGGCGTAGAGCACGCCGTTGCGGCCGCGGCCGATGTCGACGAAGGCCGCCTCCATCGACGGCAGCACGTTCTGCACGATGCCGAGGTAGACGTTGCCGACGAGGGACGCCGACGACGCGCTGGTGACGAAGTGCTCGACGACGACGCCGTCTTCGAGGACGGCGATCTGGGTGTACCGGGAGCCCTCGTGCGGCGGCTCGGTGCGGATCCTGTCGCGCACGACCATGACGCGCTCGACGGCCTCGCGCCTGGCCAGGAACTCGGCCTCGCTCAGGATGGGCGGACGGCGTCGGCCCGCGTCGCGTCCGTCGCGGCGACGCTGGCGCTTGGCCTCCAGCCGCGTGGACCCGGCGATGCCCTGGATCTCGTTGTTCTCCTTGGCGGGCTTCTTCTCCCGCGGCTGACGCTCGTGGACGACCGTGTTGGGCGGGTCGTCGGGCGACGCCGCGTCGTCGCCGTCACCGTCGCCCCCACCGGTCTTGCGCCGCCTGCGCCGCCGGCGCCGACGGGTCGCGCCGTCACCGCCCGCACTCTCGTCGTCGGGCCCGTCCTCGTCGTCACCGTCGTCGTCCGAGCCGTCCTCGGACGTGGCCTGCTCGGAGTCGTCGCCGTCGCCGTCGCCCTCGTCGTCGGAGCTCTGCTCGCCGCGTCCACGTCCGCGACCCCGGCGGCCCCGGCGGCGGCGGCGGTTGGCCGGCCGATCGCCCTGGTCGTCGTCGGCGTCCGAATCGTCCTCGTCGTCGTCCTCGTCGTCGTCGGCGTCCTCGACGTCCTCCACCACGCGGGGCGCGACGAAGGCGACCGGCTGGGGCGCGACGAACAGCGGCATGTAGGCCGCCGGCGCCGTGGTGGGCGGCAGCGGTTCCGGCACGGGCGGCGGCTCCGGTTCGACCTCCAGTGCCTGTGCCGACTCGGCGACGGGCACCGCGAACACGTCGGCGACGTAGTCCTGGCTCAGCGGCGCTGGCAGGCCCTCGTCGCGCCGAGGCGCTTCCGGAAGGTCGAATGGGGCGGCAAAATCATCGTCGGCCACGTACTCTCCTCAAGCCCCCGGGCGCGTCGTGATGAC
This region includes:
- the obgE gene encoding GTPase ObgE is translated as MARFVDRVVIHARAGSGGRGCASVHREKFKPLGGPDGGNGGRGGSIVLVVDPQVHTLLDFHFHPHVDAPSGKQGMGNNRDGAFGEDLELKVPDGTVVLDENGRLLADLTGAGTRFEAAAGGRGGLGNASLASRARKAPGFALLGEPGEARDLTLELKTVADVGLVGFPSAGKSSLVSVISAAKPKIADYPFTTLAPNLGVVAAGEHTFTVADVPGLIPGASAGRGLGLDFLRHIERCAVLVHVVDCATMEPGRDPISDIDALEAELAAYVPTLQGDSSLGDLADRPRAVVLNKIDVPDARELADFVREEVAAKYGWPVFEVSTVSRDGLRPLTFALWDMVAAYRAAQPVVAPRRPVIRPIPVDESGFSVTSDGEGGFIVRGRRPERWIGQTDFTNDEAVGYLGDRLARLGVEDELLKLGAKPGCAVTIGAMTFDWEPQTPAGVDVTMSGRGTDLRLEQDQRVRADERKIARKQRRESRDYSDSDE
- a CDS encoding Rne/Rng family ribonuclease, which translates into the protein MADDDFAAPFDLPEAPRRDEGLPAPLSQDYVADVFAVPVAESAQALEVEPEPPPVPEPLPPTTAPAAYMPLFVAPQPVAFVAPRVVEDVEDADDDEDDDEDDSDADDDQGDRPANRRRRRGRRGRGRGRGEQSSDDEGDGDGDDSEQATSEDGSDDDGDDEDGPDDESAGGDGATRRRRRRRRRKTGGGDGDGDDAASPDDPPNTVVHERQPREKKPAKENNEIQGIAGSTRLEAKRQRRRDGRDAGRRRPPILSEAEFLARREAVERVMVVRDRIRTEPPHEGSRYTQIAVLEDGVVVEHFVTSASSASLVGNVYLGIVQNVLPSMEAAFVDIGRGRNGVLYAGEVNWEAAGLGGAQRKIEQALKPGDYVIVQVSKDPVGHKGARLTTQVSLAGRYLVYVPGASSTGISRKLPDTERQRLKEILREVVPNDAGVIIRTASEGVKEEDIRSDVTRLQERWNQIEAKGAEITAKAAGAAVPLYEEPDVLVKVIRDLFNEDFSGLIVSGDEAWNTINDYVTSVAPELLPRMTKYEPAAKNGPDVFAVHRIDEQLTKAMDRKVWLPSGGTLVIDRTEAMTVVDVNTGKFTGSGGNLEQTVTRNNLEAAEETVRQLRLRDIGGIIVIDFIDMVLESNRDLVLRRLTEALARDRTRHQVSEVTSLGLVQLTRKKLGTGLIEAFSTTCPHCAGRGLVLHGDPVDSNSTAGRRSEPGTGRRSKRGKKGGRTEDEVQVAKVPVHAAGEHPMFRAMAAATGRDEDADDTEDAEGTDAADDAVVGGSEDLASAESAEEVLAEDDLDDEDDSDEDDDDSDEDDDDSDDDDEDIEVIDDDDLDDEDDSDDEDSDEDSDEEDSDEDSDDEDDSDEDEDDEPMVAAVGRPRRRRAAARPAGPPV
- the rplU gene encoding 50S ribosomal protein L21, producing MATYAIVKTGGKQYKVAVGDIVKVEKLELEAGDSVSLPVALVVDGANVTTAANDLEKVAVTAEVLEHTKGPKIRIHKFKNKTGYHKRQGHRQKLTVVKVTGIS
- the proB gene encoding glutamate 5-kinase, with product MSSAPSPHREGVRTARSVVVKIGTTALTDAKGMFDATRVAALAEAIEARMRAGSDVVIVSSGAIAAGIEPLGLSRRPTDLATKQAAASVGQVALVNAWTAAFDRFDRTVGQVLLTAHDISMRVQHTNAQRTLDRLRALHAVAIVNENDTVATNEIRFGDNDRLSALVAHLVGADALVLLSDIDGLYDSDPRKGNAHFISEVAGTDDLDGVIAGGGSRLGTGGMASKLSSALLAADAGVPVLLAAAADAGAALADASVGTVFAPRPERMSSRRFWVRYAAESTGALMLDDGAVHAVVKRRRSLLPAGITEVSGRFHGGDVVELRGLDGTVVARGVVAYDAAELAAVVGRSREDLPAEMRRPAVHADDLVAV
- a CDS encoding cytochrome P450, whose product is MTVSPLTRPYDAIDLSSRAFCSATAAEREASFAVLRAERPISWQPPVEDSLMHDPTDPGHWGVTRHADIVTVSRDSDTFLSGRGVLFENVPEELLEASQSFLAMDAPRHTLIRKVVHAAFTPRQVRRIEDSIKSNARTIVAELREAGSGADFVEHCSKELPLRTLSDMVGIPEADRVQVAEAADAMVSLGDPVFLAGRNPLEVLVGSQMYLHQVAGALAADRRQHPGDDLISSLVHAEVDGDRLTDFEVAAFFVLLAVAGNDTTRQTTSHAAKALTDFGDQRAWLAADFDDRIGSAVEEFVRWATPVMTFRRTAAVDTRLGDQDIAAGDKVVMFYSSGNFDDAAFDAPERFDLARKPNPHLGFGGGGRHFCLGAHVARAQLRAVFGELLTQLPGFETGDPVYLAGNFIHGIRSMPITF
- a CDS encoding TetR/AcrR family transcriptional regulator; this encodes MPSVTRKPQAKRQERRQQFERRLLDATERLMATGASFTELSVDRLATEAGISRASFYVYFEDKGDLLRRLAGQVFADLADAAGQWWNVSRRRDPADVNAAMTGLVASYRRHQPLLVALNEMSAYDAAVGATYRDILTAISDRLAAVIEEGQSDGVIRPELSAATAASTLTWMAERTCQQNLPGRPESYDAELAATLTQIVWGALYLEAP
- the rpmA gene encoding 50S ribosomal protein L27 is translated as MAHKKGASSSRNGRDSNSQRLGVKRFGGQVVKAGEIIVRQRGTHFHPGINVGRGGDDTLFATAPGAVEFGEKRGRKTVNIVRTARIES